A genomic window from Pyxicephalus adspersus chromosome 2, UCB_Pads_2.0, whole genome shotgun sequence includes:
- the TFR2 gene encoding transferrin receptor protein 2 gives METGEDLHMETIYTFFSLYIYLQAGLVYANYGRKEDFQSLRSWGVNATDNLVIVRTGYISFAEKVYNAERAGAVGVLIFPDTCDVAVYGHVHFGTGDPYTPGFPSFNHTQFPPFKSSGLPKIPAQPIDKATAQSLLSKLEGREGPSDWRSPTFPSHSLGPKLKISGHEVQLEVTNVERSVELVNVFGSITGRFEPENYIIVGAQRDSWGPGAAKSGVGTAILLELVRSMTMMVSSGFQPRRSILFVSWDGGDFGSIGATEWLEGYLSMLHLKAATYMSLDTPLLGDESFVAKSSPLLRTLIETIIKQVDNPRQSQQSIYDFERRKGNWKSQVFAPLTNDTGSFAFTAFAGVPALEFTFVERSNPYRYLDTKMDTYENLNSIMDGRLPAVAMTLAEVAGLSLMKLSHDRILPLDYTAYNSLLLEHLIKLNSYASKLEPQGLTFSWLHSARGDYVRATERLKKAIEHSDLHNEKMIQFFNVRIMRVEFYFLSQYVSAISYPYRHILIGRGEHTLDALIEQLGRDPIDSSELHKQIALFTWTMVGAANALSGEVWEVQRNF, from the exons ATGGAGACTGGTGAAGATCTACACATGGAGACCA tttacacatttttctctctttatatatacCTCCAGGCGGGGTTGGTTTATGCAAACTATGGGAGAAAGGAGGACTTCCAGTCACTGCGTTCCTGGGGAGTGAATGCTACCGACAATCTCGTCATTGTGAGGACCGGTTACATCAGCTTTGCAGAGAAG GTCTATAATGCTGAACGGGCCGGTGCTGTGGGTGTCCTGATATTCCCTGACACATGTGATGTTGCAGTGTACGGACAC GTTCACTTTGGTACTGGAGACCCATACACTCCGGGATTCCCATCATTTAACCATACCCAGTTCCCACCCTTTAAATCTTCAGGACTGCCCAAAATACCCGCTCAGCCGATAGATAAAGCTACAGCTCAATCGTTACTCAG CAAGCTTGAAGGCAGGGAAGGACCTTCAGACTGGAGAAGTCCAACTTTCCCATCTCATTCTCTGGGCCCCAAACTGAAGATTTCAGGTCATGAAGTCCAATTAGAGGTCACCAATGTGGAGCGCAGTGTGGAGCTGGTCAACGTGTTTGGAAGTATAACTGGACGTTTTGAGCCTG AGAATTACATCATAGTGGGTGCCCAACGTGATTCCTGGGGGCCGGGGGCCGCCAAGTCCGGAGTAGGCACAGCTATCCTGCTGGAGTTGGTGCGTTCCATGACCATGATGGTGAGCAGTG GGTTCCAGCCACGGCGCAGTATTTTATTTGTCAGCTGGGATGGAGGAGATTTCGGAAGTATTGGAGCCACAGAATGGCTGGAG GGGTACCTCAGCATGCTGCACCTCAAAGCCGCGACGTACATGAGCTTGGACACCCCGCTTCTAG GGGATGAAAGCTTTGTAGCGAAGTCCAGCCCCCTGCTCAGGACCCTGATAGAGACCATCATCAAACAG GTGGACAACCCACGTCAGAGCCAGCAAAGTATCTATGACTTTGAGCGAAGAAAGGGGAATTGGAAATCTCAGGT ATTTGCTCCACTCACCAATGACACGGGCAGCTTCGCCTTCACCGCCTTTGCTGGCGTTCCAGCTCTGGAATTTACCTTCGTAGAG CGTTCAAATCCATACAGGTATCTGGACACAAAGATGGACACTTATGAGAATCTGAATAGTATCATGGATGGCCGGTTACCAGCAGTGGCTATGACATTGGCAGAGGTAGCTGGACTGTCCCTGATGAAACTGTCCCATGACCGAATCCTTCCGCTGGACTACACCGCCTATAACTCATTGTTACTGGAACATCTCATCAAGCTGAATTCTTACGCCAGCAAACTTGAG CCGCAGGGTCTCACCTTTTCTTGGTTGCATTCTGCACGTGGTGATTACGTGCGAGCAACAGAAAGACTGAAGAAAGCAATTGAACATTCGGATCTCCACAATGAGAAGATGATTCAGTTTTTTAATGTGCGCATCATGAGG GTGGAGTTCTACTTCCTATCCCAGTATGTGTCCGCCATTAGTTACCCATACCGCCATATTCTTATTGGACGAGGTGAGCACACCCTGGATGCCCTAATAGAACAGCTTGGACGGGACCCAATTGACAGCAGTGAGCTGCACAAGCAGATTGCCCTCTTTACCTGGACCATGGTGGGAGCAGCCAACGCCTTGAGTGGGGAGGTTTGGGAAGTCCAACGAAATTTCTAG